One Glycine max cultivar Williams 82 chromosome 3, Glycine_max_v4.0, whole genome shotgun sequence DNA window includes the following coding sequences:
- the TUBB3 gene encoding beta-tubulin — protein MREILHVQGGQCGNQIGSKFWEVVCDEHGIDPTGKYVGNSDLQLERVNVYYNEASCGRFVPRAVLMDLEPGTMDSVRTGPYGQIFRPDNFVFGQSGAGNNWAKGHYTEGAELIDSVLDVVRKEAENCDCLQGFQVCHSLGGGTGSGMGTLLISKIREEYPDRMMLTFSVFPSPKVSDTVVEPYNATLSVHQLVENADECMVLDNEALYDICFRTLKLTTPSFGDLNHLISATMSGVTCCLRFPGQLNSDLRKLAVNLIPFPRLHFFMVGFAPLTSRGSQQYRALTVPELTQQMWDAKNMMCAADPRHGRYLTASAMFRGKMSTKEVDEQMINVQNKNSSYFVEWIPNNVKSSVCDIAPRGLSMASTFIGNSTSIQEMFRRVSEQFTAMFRRKAFLHWYTGEGMDEMEFTEAESNMNDLVSEYQQYQDATAEDDGEYEDEEDDDVEADHM, from the exons ATGAGGGAGATCCTTCACGTTCAGGGAGGGCAATGCGGGAACCAGATCGGTTCGAAGTTCTGGGAAGTGGTGTGCGACGAGCACGGCATAGATCCGACGGGGAAGTACGTCGGAAACTCAGATCTACAACTCGAGCGCGTGAACGTGTACTACAACGAAGCTTCCTGCGGGCGGTTTGTCCCACGCGCAGTGCTGATGGACCTGGAGCCCGGAACCATGGACAGCGTGCGGACTGGGCCGTACGGGCAGATATTCCGGCCCGACAACTTCGTGTTCGGGCAGTCCGGCGCGGGCAACAACTGGGCCAAGGGGCACTACACGGAGGGCGCCGAGCTCATCGACTCCGTCCTTGACGTCGTGCGCAAGGAGGCCGAGAACTGCGACTGCCTCCAGGGGTTCCAGGTCTGCCACTCGCTCGGCGGAGGAACCGGCTCCGGGATGGGGACGCTTTTGATTTCCAAGATCAGAGAGGAGTACCCTGACAGAATGATGCTCACCTTCTCCGTTTTTCCTTCCCCCAAGGTCTCTGATACTGTGGTTGAGCCTTATAACGCTACTCTTTCTGTTCATCAGTTGGTGGAGAATGCTGATGAGTGTATGGTGCTTGATAATGAGGCGCTCTACGATATCTGCTTCAGGACTCTCAAGTTGACCACTCCTAGCT TTGGTGACTTGAACCACTTGATCTCTGCGACCATGAGTGGTGTTACATGCTGTCTTCGATTCCCTGGTCAACTCAACTCTGATCTGAGGAAATTGGCCGTGAATCTCATTCCCTTCCCTCGTCTGCACTTCTTCATGGTTGGATTTGCGCCTCTCACCTCTCGCGGCTCTCAGCAATACCGCGCATTGACAGTGCCAGAGCTGACACAGCAAATGTGGGATGCCAAGAACATGATGTGTGCTGCAGATCCAAGGCACGGGCGTTACCTCACGGCATCAGCCATGTTCCGTGGCAAGATGAGCACCAAGGAGGTGGACGAGCAGATGATAAACGTGCAGAACAAGAACTCTTCATATTTTGTCGAGTGGATTCCCAACAATGTCAAGTCGAGCGTGTGTGACATTGCTCCTAGAGGGCTCTCCATGGCGTCCACATTCATTGGAAACTCGACCTCGATTCAGGAGATGTTCAGGAGGGTGAGTGAGCAGTTCACGGCCATGTTTAGGAGGAAGGCTTTCTTGCATTGGTACACCGGGGAAGGCATGGACGAGATGGAGTTCACAGAGGCAGAGAGCAACATGAACGACCTTGTTTCAGAGTACCAGCAGTACCAGGATGCCACTGCCGAGGATGATGGGGAGTATGAGGACGAGGAGGACGATGATGTTGAAGCAGACCACATGTGA